Proteins encoded together in one Mercenaria mercenaria strain notata chromosome 18, MADL_Memer_1, whole genome shotgun sequence window:
- the LOC128550826 gene encoding uncharacterized protein LOC128550826: MNSLLFICCVLIMITMGECFHRSFFDGIQEIETVSISHTFVHRTRRRASLRNTAVMPDVIVTEIKGDNQHSYLKFHRNRKKTLSPLFTLEVGLGLVEKKITVHCTHFYEDINHSAHAILDSCGETGSIKVVAEVALNNELYMILPKDSQKADESFQHGLFKVNTTRDYSHDYRVPTENTNEENSIPSVNDRFRRQTERNYVELQLVIDYSLYTFWYGLTTGTQLEREAAALDLIQKMYAFLGNGVHLRYKGLQTTYGIDIDVELTSVYVLKTSEESAITENVDFTFSSRGTVDAETLLNSFKSWIDEQSVSNPDNILNADHFMLLTGREIVLSGNADAAGLLRTMILSSKRCPIVQAF, from the exons AAACCGTATCTATTTCACATACATTTGTACACCGAACAAGAAGACGTGCTTCTTTAAGAAATACAGCTGTCATGCCAGACGTCATAGTAACAGAAATAAAAGGAGACAATCAgcattcatatttgaaatttcaccgaaatagaaagaaaacattaAGCCCCTTGTTCACCTTAGAAGTAGGTTTGGGGCTGGTGGAAAAGAAAATAACTGTTCAT TGCACACATTTTTACGAGGATATCAACCATTCTGCTCATGCAATACTCGACAGCTGCGGCGAGACCGGTTCGATAAAAGTGGTAGCAGAAGTTGCTCTCAATAACGAACTGTATATGATTTTACCTAAAGACTCACAGAAAGCAGACGAAAGTTTTCAACATGGCCTTTTCAAGGTCAACACTACAAGAGACTATTCACATGACTACAGAGTGCCCACTGAAAATACCAATG AGGAAAACAGTATCCCCAGCGTGAATGATAGGTTTAGAAGACAGACTGAAAGAAATTATGTTGAACTACAGCTTGTGATTGACTATAGTTTATACACCTT CTGGTATGGTCTGACCACTGGAACGCAACTGGAACGTGAGGCAGCTGCTTTAGATCTTATACAGAAAATGTATGCATTTTTAGGAAACGGG GTTCATTTACGTTACAAAGGTCTACAAACAACATATGGAATAGATATTGATGTGGAATTAACAAGTGTTTACGTTCTAAAG ACTTCAGAAGAATCCGCTATAACAGAGAATGTGGACTTCACATTTTCTTCCCGTGGAACAGTGGATGCAGAAACCCTACTTAACAGCTTTAAGTCTTGGATAGACGAACAGAGCGTATCTAATCCAGATAATATTCTCAATGCAGACCATTTTATGCTACTTACGGG aaGGGAAATTGTACTCTCAGGGAATGCTGATGCCGCAGGTTTGTTGAGAACTATGATATTGTCCAGTAAAAGGTGCCCGATAGTGCAAGCATTTTAG